The following coding sequences lie in one Pseudomonas svalbardensis genomic window:
- the ptsP gene encoding phosphoenolpyruvate--protein phosphotransferase, whose amino-acid sequence MLNTLRKIVQEVNSAKDLKAALGIIVLRVKEAMGSQVCSVYLLDPETNRFVLMATEGLNKRSIGKVSMAPNEGLVGLVGTREEPLNLENAADHPRYRYFAETGEERYASFLGAPIIHHRRVVGVLVIQQKERRQFDEGEEAFLVTMSAQLAGVIAHAEATGSIRGLGRQGKGIQEAKFIGVPGSPGAAVGTAVVMLPPADLDVVPDKTIIDIAAELGLFKTAIEGVRADMRALSAKLANQLRPEERALFDVYLMMLDDASLGSEITTVIKTGQWAQGALRQVVTEHVNRFELMDDAYLRERASDVKDLGRRLLAYLQEERQQTLVYPDNTILISEELTPAMLGEVPEGKLVGLVSVLGSGNSHVAILARAMGIPTVMGLVDLPYSKVDGIQMIVDGYHGEVYTNPSEVLRKQFAEVVEEEKQLALGLDALRDLPCVTLDGHRMPLWVNTGLLADVARAQKRGAEGVGLYRTEVPFMINQRFPSEKEQLAIYREQLAAFHPQPVTMRSLDIGGDKSLSYFPIKEDNPFLGWRGIRVTLDHPEIFLVQTRAMLKASEGLNNLRILLPMISGTHELEEALHLIHRAWGEVRDEGCDVPMPPIGVMIEIPAAVYQTKELARQVDFLSVGSNDLTQYLLAVDRNNPRVADLYDYLHPAVLQALQSVVRDAHAEGKPVSICGEMAGDPAAAVLLMAMGFDSLSMNATNLPKVKWMLRQINLSKAKELLAELMTIDNPQVIHSSLQLALKNLGLARMINPASAKTL is encoded by the coding sequence ATGCTCAATACGCTGCGCAAGATCGTCCAGGAAGTTAACTCCGCCAAGGATCTCAAGGCGGCGTTGGGGATTATTGTGTTGCGCGTCAAAGAGGCCATGGGCAGCCAGGTCTGCTCGGTCTACCTGCTTGACCCTGAGACCAACCGCTTCGTGCTGATGGCCACCGAGGGCTTGAACAAGCGCTCGATCGGCAAAGTCAGCATGGCACCCAACGAAGGTCTGGTTGGCCTGGTCGGCACGCGTGAAGAACCCCTGAACCTCGAAAACGCCGCGGATCACCCGCGCTACCGCTACTTCGCCGAGACCGGTGAAGAGCGCTACGCCTCATTCCTCGGGGCGCCGATCATTCACCACCGCCGCGTCGTCGGCGTGTTGGTCATTCAGCAAAAAGAACGTCGCCAGTTCGATGAAGGTGAAGAAGCCTTCCTCGTGACCATGAGCGCGCAGCTTGCCGGCGTTATCGCCCACGCCGAAGCCACCGGTTCGATCCGGGGCCTGGGCCGTCAGGGCAAGGGCATTCAGGAAGCCAAGTTCATCGGCGTACCGGGTTCGCCGGGTGCGGCGGTCGGTACCGCGGTGGTCATGCTGCCGCCGGCCGATCTGGATGTGGTGCCCGACAAGACCATCATCGATATCGCCGCCGAACTCGGGCTGTTCAAGACCGCCATCGAAGGCGTGCGCGCCGACATGCGCGCCTTGTCCGCCAAGCTCGCGAACCAGTTACGCCCGGAAGAGCGGGCGCTGTTCGACGTCTACCTGATGATGCTCGACGATGCCTCGCTCGGCAGCGAAATCACCACCGTGATCAAGACTGGGCAGTGGGCCCAGGGCGCGTTGCGTCAGGTGGTCACCGAACACGTCAACCGTTTCGAATTGATGGACGACGCCTACCTGCGTGAGCGCGCCTCCGACGTCAAAGACCTCGGCCGGCGCTTGCTGGCTTACTTGCAGGAAGAGCGTCAACAGACCCTGGTCTACCCCGACAACACCATCCTGATCAGCGAAGAACTGACGCCGGCAATGCTCGGCGAAGTGCCGGAAGGCAAGCTGGTCGGTCTGGTGTCGGTACTCGGTTCCGGCAACTCCCACGTGGCGATCCTGGCGCGAGCCATGGGTATCCCGACGGTGATGGGCCTGGTCGACCTGCCGTATTCGAAAGTCGACGGCATCCAGATGATCGTCGACGGCTACCACGGCGAGGTCTACACCAACCCCAGCGAAGTGTTGCGCAAGCAGTTCGCCGAAGTGGTCGAGGAAGAGAAGCAACTGGCCCTCGGGCTGGACGCTTTGCGTGACTTGCCATGCGTGACCCTCGATGGCCACCGCATGCCGCTGTGGGTCAACACCGGCCTGCTGGCGGACGTGGCGCGGGCTCAGAAGCGGGGTGCTGAAGGCGTCGGTCTGTACCGCACCGAAGTGCCGTTCATGATCAACCAGCGCTTCCCGAGTGAAAAAGAGCAGTTGGCGATCTATCGCGAGCAACTCGCCGCGTTCCACCCGCAACCGGTGACGATGCGCAGCCTGGACATCGGTGGCGACAAGTCGCTGTCATACTTCCCGATCAAGGAAGACAACCCGTTCCTCGGCTGGCGCGGTATTCGCGTCACGCTCGACCACCCGGAAATTTTCCTGGTGCAGACCCGCGCCATGCTCAAGGCCAGCGAAGGCTTGAACAATCTGCGGATTCTGCTGCCGATGATCTCCGGCACCCACGAGCTGGAAGAAGCCCTGCACCTGATTCACCGGGCCTGGGGCGAAGTCCGCGACGAAGGCTGCGACGTGCCTATGCCGCCGATCGGCGTGATGATCGAAATTCCGGCGGCGGTTTATCAGACCAAGGAACTGGCGCGGCAAGTGGACTTCCTGTCGGTCGGCTCCAACGACCTGACCCAGTACCTGCTGGCCGTGGACCGAAACAACCCGCGGGTAGCCGACCTCTACGACTACCTGCACCCAGCGGTGCTGCAAGCGCTTCAGAGCGTGGTGCGTGACGCTCATGCCGAAGGCAAGCCAGTGAGTATCTGCGGTGAGATGGCCGGTGACCCGGCGGCGGCGGTGCTGTTGATGGCGATGGGTTTCGACAGCCTGTCGATGAACGCCACCAACTTGCCAAAAGTGAAGTGGATGTTGCGTCAGATCAACCTGAGCAAGGCCAAGGAATTGCTCGCCGAACTGATGACCATCGACAATCCGCAAGTTATCCACAGCTCGCTGCAACTGGCGCTGAAGAACCTTGGGTTGGCGCGGATGATTAATCCGGCTTCGGCGAAGACGCTGTAG
- a CDS encoding RNA pyrophosphohydrolase, producing the protein MIDPDGFRPNVGIILTNDAGQVLWARRINQDAWQFPQGGINPQETPEDALYRELNEEVGLEREDVEILACTRGWLRYRLPQRLVRTHSQPLCIGQKQKWFLLRLVSNEQRVRMDLTGKPEFDGWRWVSYWYPLGQVVTFKREVYRRALKELAPRLLSRD; encoded by the coding sequence GTGATCGACCCCGATGGTTTCCGCCCCAATGTCGGGATCATTCTCACGAATGATGCCGGACAGGTGCTATGGGCTCGCCGTATCAATCAAGATGCCTGGCAGTTTCCACAGGGCGGGATCAACCCCCAGGAGACGCCGGAAGACGCCTTGTACCGCGAGTTGAACGAAGAAGTGGGTCTTGAGCGCGAAGATGTTGAAATTCTCGCCTGCACCCGGGGCTGGTTGCGCTATCGTTTGCCGCAACGTCTGGTCAGGACGCACAGCCAACCGCTGTGTATCGGCCAGAAACAGAAATGGTTTCTCCTGCGCCTGGTCTCCAACGAGCAGCGGGTGCGGATGGATTTGACCGGTAAACCGGAATTCGATGGCTGGCGCTGGGTCAGCTATTGGTATCCGTTGGGCCAGGTGGTGACATTCAAGCGCGAAGTGTATCGACGCGCTCTCAAAGAGCTTGCCCCGCGCCTTTTATCGCGCGACTGA
- a CDS encoding HAD family hydrolase, translated as MRLALFDLDNTLLGGDSDHAWGDYLCERGFLDAVAYKARNDEFYQDYLAGKLDNDAYLNFCLEVLGRTEMATLGQWHLDYMRDCIEPIVLPKGLELLAKHREAGDKLVIITATNRFVTGPIAQRLGVETLIATECEMVDGRYTGRSTDVPCFREGKVTRLNRWLEETGYSLEDSYFYSDSMNDLALLEQVANPVAVDPDPNLRAEAERRGWPVMSLRD; from the coding sequence ATGCGGCTGGCTTTATTCGACTTGGACAACACGCTCTTGGGCGGTGACAGTGACCACGCCTGGGGCGATTACCTGTGCGAACGCGGCTTCCTCGACGCCGTCGCCTACAAGGCACGCAACGACGAGTTCTACCAGGATTACCTGGCTGGCAAGCTGGATAACGATGCCTACCTGAACTTCTGCCTGGAAGTGCTCGGCCGCACCGAGATGGCCACGCTGGGTCAATGGCATCTGGATTACATGCGCGATTGCATTGAGCCGATTGTGTTGCCCAAGGGTCTCGAACTGCTGGCCAAGCACCGCGAGGCGGGTGACAAACTGGTGATCATCACCGCGACCAACCGTTTTGTTACCGGGCCGATTGCCCAGCGTCTGGGCGTCGAAACCCTGATCGCCACGGAATGTGAAATGGTTGATGGCCGCTACACCGGGCGCAGCACCGACGTCCCGTGCTTCCGCGAAGGCAAGGTGACGCGGTTGAATCGTTGGCTGGAAGAGACCGGGTATTCGTTGGAGGACAGCTATTTCTACAGCGACTCGATGAATGATTTGGCGCTGCTTGAACAAGTGGCCAATCCGGTTGCGGTCGATCCTGATCCAAATCTGCGCGCTGAAGCCGAGAGGCGTGGCTGGCCGGTGATGTCTCTGCGCGACTGA
- a CDS encoding DUF2269 domain-containing protein, translating into METLTALKVAHMVATVLLLVSALGLAIWVWRTRRNGDATAHARTLQRPRVFIWLVMGLALLSMPFTGWWMVHLVGWPLGQIWLLASSVLYTVAALGWFWLLVRLNKLRKAPAGSNGKFTFALALFSFVCFIAIAGLMGAKPV; encoded by the coding sequence ATGGAAACGTTAACCGCCCTGAAAGTCGCTCATATGGTGGCGACGGTGTTGCTGCTGGTCAGCGCGCTGGGTCTGGCCATCTGGGTCTGGCGTACACGCCGTAACGGTGACGCAACGGCTCACGCGCGCACGTTGCAGCGCCCGCGCGTGTTCATCTGGCTGGTGATGGGGCTGGCGTTGCTGAGCATGCCATTTACCGGTTGGTGGATGGTGCATCTGGTGGGCTGGCCGCTGGGGCAGATCTGGTTGTTGGCTTCCAGTGTGCTTTACACCGTCGCGGCGTTGGGCTGGTTCTGGTTGCTGGTGCGGCTTAACAAGTTGCGCAAGGCGCCGGCGGGGAGCAATGGGAAGTTTACGTTTGCCTTGGCGTTGTTCAGTTTTGTCTGCTTTATCGCCATTGCGGGGTTGATGGGCGCCAAGCCGGTTTAG
- the ilvA gene encoding threonine ammonia-lyase, biosynthetic, translating to MLEQYVKKILTSRVYDVAVETPLQTARQLSERLGNSILLKREDLQPVFSFKIRGAYNKLTQLSDEERARGVVTASAGNHAQGLALAAKVLGVKATIVMPKTTPEIKVEGVRSRGGKVVLHGDSFPEALAYSLKLVDEKGYVYIHPYDDPHTIAGQGTVAMEILRQHPGRLDAIFVPVGGGGLIAGIAAYVKYLRPEIKIIGVEPDDSNCLQAAMAAGERVILPTVGLFADGVAVAQIGQHTFDICKDYVDEVITVSTDEICAAIKDIYDDTRSITEPAGALGVAGIKKYVEQRGVTGHTFVAIDSGANVNFDRLRHVAERAELGEGREAIIAVTIPEKPGSFKAFCEAIGKRQITEFNYRYNTGSEAHIFVGVQTHPENDPRSALIASLTEQGFPVLDLTDNELAKLHIRHMVGGRAAHVVDEVILRFEFPERPGALFNFLNKLGGRWNISMFHYRNHGAADGRVVAGLQVPHDERHLVPAALEEIGYPYWDESDNPAYQLFLG from the coding sequence ATGCTCGAACAGTACGTCAAAAAGATCCTCACCTCGCGCGTTTATGACGTTGCCGTAGAAACCCCATTGCAGACTGCCCGCCAGCTCTCCGAGCGGCTGGGCAACAGTATTTTGCTCAAGCGCGAAGACTTGCAGCCGGTGTTCTCGTTCAAGATTCGCGGCGCCTACAACAAGCTCACGCAGCTTTCCGACGAAGAGCGCGCTCGCGGTGTCGTCACTGCTTCCGCGGGCAACCACGCGCAAGGCCTGGCCCTGGCGGCGAAAGTGTTGGGCGTGAAAGCGACCATCGTCATGCCCAAGACCACCCCGGAAATCAAAGTCGAAGGCGTGCGTTCCCGTGGCGGCAAAGTGGTGTTGCACGGGGATTCGTTCCCGGAAGCCCTGGCCTACTCGCTGAAACTGGTCGACGAAAAAGGCTACGTCTACATTCACCCTTACGACGATCCCCACACCATTGCCGGGCAGGGCACGGTGGCGATGGAGATTTTGCGCCAGCACCCTGGCCGTCTGGATGCGATTTTTGTCCCGGTGGGCGGCGGCGGGCTGATCGCCGGCATCGCGGCGTACGTGAAGTACTTGCGACCTGAGATCAAAATCATCGGCGTCGAGCCGGACGACTCCAACTGCCTGCAAGCCGCCATGGCGGCTGGCGAGCGCGTGATCCTGCCGACCGTGGGCCTCTTCGCCGACGGCGTTGCTGTGGCGCAGATTGGTCAGCACACCTTCGACATCTGCAAAGACTATGTCGATGAAGTGATCACCGTCAGCACCGATGAAATCTGCGCGGCGATCAAGGACATCTACGACGATACCCGCTCGATTACTGAACCTGCCGGCGCATTGGGCGTGGCCGGGATCAAGAAATACGTCGAGCAACGCGGCGTCACCGGTCACACCTTTGTGGCCATCGATTCCGGTGCCAACGTCAACTTCGACCGCCTGCGCCACGTCGCCGAGCGCGCTGAACTGGGCGAGGGCCGCGAAGCGATTATCGCCGTGACGATCCCCGAGAAGCCGGGCAGCTTCAAGGCGTTCTGTGAAGCCATCGGCAAGCGTCAGATCACCGAATTCAACTACCGCTACAACACCGGCAGCGAGGCGCACATCTTTGTTGGTGTGCAGACGCATCCGGAAAACGATCCGCGCAGTGCGCTGATTGCCAGCCTGACCGAGCAGGGTTTCCCGGTGCTCGACCTGACCGACAACGAACTAGCCAAGTTGCACATCCGCCACATGGTCGGCGGCCGTGCGGCTCATGTGGTGGATGAAGTGATTCTGCGCTTCGAATTCCCGGAGCGTCCGGGTGCGCTGTTCAACTTCCTCAACAAGCTCGGCGGGCGCTGGAACATCTCGATGTTCCACTACCGCAACCATGGCGCGGCGGATGGTCGTGTGGTCGCGGGCTTGCAAGTACCTCATGATGAACGCCACCTGGTGCCCGCAGCGCTGGAAGAAATCGGCTACCCATATTGGGACGAAAGCGACAACCCGGCCTATCAGCTGTTTCTCGGCTGA
- the rpiA gene encoding ribose-5-phosphate isomerase RpiA, which produces MTQDQLKQAVAQAAVDFILPKLDDKSIVGVGTGSTANCFIDALAKHKGAFDGAVASSEATAARLKGHGIPVYELNTVSDLEFYVDGADESDEHLNLIKGGGAALTREKIVAAVAKTFICIADASKLVPVLGAFPLPVEVIPMARSHVARELVKLGGDPVYREGVLTDNGNIILDVFNMQITNPVELETQINAIVGVVTNGLFAARPADLLLLGTSEGVKTLRAK; this is translated from the coding sequence ATGACCCAGGATCAACTCAAACAGGCAGTGGCTCAGGCCGCCGTCGACTTCATCCTCCCGAAACTCGACGACAAGAGCATCGTCGGGGTCGGCACCGGCTCCACCGCCAACTGCTTCATCGACGCACTGGCCAAGCACAAAGGCGCGTTCGACGGCGCGGTCGCCAGTTCCGAAGCCACCGCTGCCCGCCTCAAGGGCCACGGCATTCCGGTGTATGAGTTGAATACCGTCAGCGATCTGGAGTTCTACGTCGACGGCGCCGATGAAAGCGACGAACACCTGAACCTGATCAAGGGCGGCGGCGCAGCCCTGACCCGCGAGAAGATTGTGGCGGCTGTGGCCAAGACCTTCATCTGCATCGCCGACGCCAGCAAACTGGTGCCGGTGCTCGGTGCGTTCCCGCTGCCGGTGGAAGTGATCCCGATGGCCCGCAGCCACGTGGCCCGCGAGCTGGTGAAGCTCGGCGGCGACCCGGTCTATCGTGAAGGCGTGCTGACCGACAACGGCAACATCATCCTCGACGTGTTTAACATGCAGATCACCAACCCGGTGGAGCTCGAGACGCAGATCAACGCCATCGTCGGCGTGGTCACCAACGGTTTGTTCGCGGCGCGTCCGGCTGATTTGCTGCTGCTGGGCACCAGCGAAGGCGTGAAAACCCTGCGCGCAAAGTAA
- a CDS encoding SdiA-regulated domain-containing protein: MRRLARPKPLILILSVIALIALVAAGQYLRLFERAWFNLHTLWQPVNGQSIALDQYQVAVEARVIVGLDDDVSALTFDPVRKSLFTVTNKNSELIELSLDGQIIRRIALVGFGDPEAVEFISADTYVITDERQQRLIKIHLENDTTFLDAADAEQMTLGVHMSGNKGFEGLAYDSVGKRLFVAKERDPMLIYEVHGFPHYNPEKSYAVHVVNNPKRDAGMFVTDLSSLQYDERSGHLLALSDESRLILELDVDGRPLSTMSLSKGRQGLQKTVPQAEGIAMDDDGTMYLVSEPNLFYVFKKPPQP, translated from the coding sequence ATGCGCCGACTTGCCCGCCCCAAACCCCTGATTCTGATCCTGTCGGTCATTGCGTTGATCGCGCTGGTTGCGGCCGGCCAGTACCTGCGCCTGTTCGAGCGCGCCTGGTTCAACCTGCACACCCTTTGGCAGCCAGTGAACGGTCAGTCCATCGCTCTGGATCAGTACCAGGTAGCGGTTGAGGCGCGAGTCATTGTTGGGCTGGACGACGATGTCTCGGCGCTGACCTTCGATCCAGTGCGCAAAAGCCTGTTCACCGTCACCAACAAAAACTCAGAGCTGATCGAACTGTCGCTGGACGGCCAGATTATTCGACGCATTGCGCTGGTCGGGTTTGGCGATCCTGAAGCCGTGGAATTCATTAGTGCCGACACTTACGTGATCACTGATGAACGTCAGCAGCGGCTGATCAAGATTCATCTGGAGAACGACACAACGTTCCTCGACGCAGCGGATGCCGAACAGATGACCCTTGGCGTGCACATGAGCGGCAACAAGGGCTTCGAAGGCCTGGCTTACGACTCGGTGGGCAAGCGGTTGTTTGTCGCCAAGGAACGCGACCCGATGCTGATCTACGAAGTGCACGGCTTTCCGCATTACAACCCGGAAAAGTCCTACGCGGTGCACGTAGTGAACAACCCCAAACGCGATGCCGGGATGTTCGTGACGGACCTGTCGAGCCTGCAATACGACGAGCGCAGCGGCCATCTGCTGGCGTTGTCGGATGAGTCGCGGTTGATTCTGGAACTCGATGTGGACGGACGACCGCTGAGCACCATGTCACTGAGCAAGGGGCGTCAGGGGTTGCAGAAGACAGTGCCGCAAGCGGAAGGGATCGCCATGGATGACGACGGTACGATGTATTTGGTGAGCGAGCCGAACCTGTTCTACGTCTTCAAAAAACCGCCACAACCCTAA
- a CDS encoding SdiA-regulated domain-containing protein, with protein MVTQPLPKLKTARRSRFVMRWYSWLLLVAAAVYGLAFAMHWDDRGVLWVLERFESPAERQESIWLPNYRAVIDAKVLPGMEKDEASDLAYDPQSKTLFSVMGKNPFLVELTLQGDVLRKMPLVGWSNPEGVTAMGNGLLAIVDEREHMLSIVKVDADTRELNIANFPKYDLGPSKDQNKAFEAIVWDSRNQQMLLGEERPPALFTWKSNDGQTLTGDKQKLFSDELDIRNLSALAIDPRTGHTLVLSADSHLLLELDEKGEQVSFMTLLGGFNGLKKTIPRAEGVTMDDAGTLYLVSEPNLFYRFEKQK; from the coding sequence ATGGTCACCCAACCACTGCCCAAGCTTAAAACTGCCCGCCGCTCGCGCTTTGTCATGCGTTGGTATTCCTGGCTTTTGCTAGTGGCCGCCGCCGTGTATGGCCTCGCGTTTGCGATGCACTGGGATGACCGTGGTGTGCTCTGGGTGCTGGAGCGTTTCGAAAGCCCCGCCGAACGTCAGGAGAGCATCTGGCTGCCGAATTACCGGGCAGTGATCGATGCCAAGGTGCTGCCGGGCATGGAGAAGGACGAAGCGTCGGACCTGGCCTACGATCCGCAGTCCAAAACCCTGTTTTCGGTCATGGGCAAAAATCCGTTCCTGGTCGAACTGACTCTGCAGGGTGACGTGCTGCGCAAGATGCCGCTGGTGGGCTGGAGCAATCCGGAAGGGGTGACCGCGATGGGTAACGGTCTGCTGGCCATCGTCGATGAGCGCGAACACATGCTCTCCATCGTCAAGGTCGATGCCGATACCCGCGAGCTGAACATCGCCAACTTCCCGAAATACGACCTCGGTCCTTCGAAAGACCAGAACAAGGCGTTCGAAGCCATCGTCTGGGATTCGCGCAATCAGCAAATGTTGCTGGGTGAAGAGCGTCCACCGGCGTTGTTCACCTGGAAAAGCAACGATGGCCAGACACTCACCGGTGACAAGCAAAAACTCTTCAGTGATGAACTGGACATCCGCAACCTCTCGGCGCTGGCCATCGACCCGCGCACTGGGCACACCCTGGTGCTGTCTGCCGATTCCCACTTGTTGCTGGAGCTGGACGAGAAGGGCGAGCAGGTCAGCTTCATGACCTTGCTGGGTGGCTTCAATGGTTTGAAGAAGACCATTCCTCGCGCCGAAGGCGTGACCATGGACGATGCGGGCACGCTGTACCTGGTGAGCGAACCAAACCTGTTCTACCGTTTCGAAAAACAGAAATAA
- a CDS encoding fumarylacetoacetate hydrolase family protein, with amino-acid sequence MSYQHQYVDGTRIHFPLGKVVCIGRNYAEHAKELDNPVPTEPLLFIKPGSCVVPLEGGFSIPAERGSVHYEAEIAVLIGKPLSTKPSREEVLDAISGFAPALDLTLRDKQAELKAKGLPWEIAKSFDGAAVIAPFVSGSTFADLTDIGIRLTINGEVRQDGNSSAMLNPIVPMIQHMAGCFSLQAGDVILTGTPVGVGPLNVGDELVIELPGASSFTSSVR; translated from the coding sequence ATGAGCTATCAGCACCAGTATGTCGACGGTACGCGTATTCACTTTCCGCTGGGGAAAGTGGTGTGCATCGGCCGTAACTACGCCGAACACGCCAAGGAACTGGACAACCCGGTGCCTACAGAACCGCTGCTGTTCATTAAACCGGGCAGTTGCGTAGTGCCGCTGGAAGGTGGTTTCAGCATTCCGGCCGAACGTGGTTCGGTGCATTACGAAGCGGAAATCGCGGTGTTGATCGGCAAGCCATTGTCGACCAAACCGAGCCGTGAAGAAGTGCTGGATGCTATCTCCGGCTTCGCCCCGGCCCTGGACCTGACCCTGCGCGACAAGCAGGCCGAGCTGAAAGCCAAGGGCCTGCCGTGGGAAATCGCCAAGTCCTTCGACGGTGCGGCGGTGATTGCGCCATTCGTGTCCGGCAGCACGTTCGCTGACCTGACCGACATTGGCATCCGCCTGACCATCAATGGCGAAGTGCGCCAGGATGGCAACAGCAGCGCAATGCTCAACCCGATCGTGCCGATGATCCAGCACATGGCCGGCTGCTTCTCGCTGCAGGCCGGTGACGTGATCCTGACGGGTACGCCGGTTGGCGTTGGCCCGCTGAATGTCGGTGACGAACTGGTGATTGAATTGCCAGGCGCCAGCAGCTTCACCAGCAGCGTCCGCTAG
- a CDS encoding FAD-binding oxidoreductase: MTNPALIEELKTLVEPGKVLTDADSLNAYGKDWTKHFAPAPTAIVFPKTTEQVQAIVRWANEHKIALVPSGGRTGLSAAAVAANGEVVVSFDYMNQILDVNMTDRTAVCQPGVVTEHLQNVAEEKGLYYPVDFASAGSSQIGGNIGTNAGGIKVIRYGMTRNWVAGMKVVTGKGDLLELNKDLIKNATGYDLRQLFIGAEGTLGFVVEATMRLDRAPKNLTAMVLGTADFDSIMPVLHAFQSKLDLTAFEFFSDKALAKVMARGDVPAPFETDCPFYALLEFEATTEEVANHALETFEHCVEQGWVLDGVMSQSETQLQNLWKLREYISETISHWTPYKNDISVTVSKVPAFLKEIDAIVGEHYPDFEIVWFGHIGDGNLHLNILKPENLSKDEFFAKCATVNKWVFETVEKYNGSISAEHGVGMTKRDYLTYSRSPVEIEYMKAVKAVFDPNGIMNPGKIFAV; encoded by the coding sequence ATGACCAATCCTGCCTTGATTGAAGAGCTGAAGACCCTGGTTGAGCCTGGCAAGGTGCTGACCGATGCCGACTCCCTGAATGCTTACGGTAAGGATTGGACCAAGCATTTCGCCCCGGCCCCGACTGCCATCGTGTTCCCCAAGACCACCGAGCAGGTCCAGGCCATTGTCCGTTGGGCCAATGAGCACAAAATTGCGTTGGTGCCGTCCGGCGGTCGCACCGGGCTGTCCGCCGCTGCCGTGGCCGCCAATGGCGAAGTCGTTGTGTCCTTCGACTACATGAACCAGATCCTTGACGTGAACATGACCGACCGCACCGCGGTCTGCCAGCCGGGCGTGGTCACCGAACACTTGCAGAACGTCGCCGAAGAGAAAGGCCTGTACTACCCGGTGGATTTCGCCTCGGCAGGCTCGAGCCAGATTGGCGGCAATATCGGCACCAATGCCGGCGGGATCAAAGTGATTCGTTACGGCATGACCCGTAACTGGGTCGCGGGCATGAAAGTGGTCACCGGCAAGGGCGATCTGCTGGAACTGAACAAAGACCTGATCAAGAACGCTACAGGTTACGACCTGCGTCAGCTGTTCATTGGCGCTGAAGGCACCCTCGGTTTTGTGGTCGAAGCCACCATGCGCCTGGACCGAGCCCCGAAAAACCTCACCGCCATGGTCCTCGGCACGGCCGATTTCGACTCGATCATGCCGGTGTTGCACGCGTTCCAGAGCAAGCTCGACCTGACCGCTTTCGAATTCTTCTCCGACAAAGCGTTGGCCAAGGTGATGGCCCGCGGCGACGTACCAGCGCCATTCGAAACAGATTGCCCGTTCTACGCGCTGCTGGAATTCGAAGCGACTACCGAAGAAGTGGCCAACCACGCCCTGGAAACCTTCGAGCACTGCGTCGAGCAGGGTTGGGTGCTGGACGGCGTGATGAGCCAGAGCGAAACCCAGCTGCAGAACCTCTGGAAGCTGCGCGAATACATCTCCGAGACCATCTCCCACTGGACGCCGTACAAGAACGACATTTCGGTCACTGTGTCGAAAGTCCCGGCGTTCCTGAAGGAAATCGACGCGATCGTCGGCGAACACTACCCGGATTTCGAAATCGTCTGGTTCGGCCACATCGGCGACGGCAACCTGCACTTGAACATCCTTAAGCCCGAAAACCTGAGCAAGGATGAGTTCTTCGCCAAGTGCGCGACCGTCAACAAGTGGGTGTTCGAAACCGTCGAGAAGTACAACGGTTCGATTTCCGCCGAACACGGCGTGGGCATGACCAAGCGTGATTACTTGACCTACAGCCGCTCGCCGGTTGAGATCGAGTACATGAAAGCCGTCAAAGCCGTGTTCGACCCGAACGGCATCATGAACCCGGGCAAAATTTTCGCTGTTTGA